In Vidua macroura isolate BioBank_ID:100142 chromosome 9, ASM2450914v1, whole genome shotgun sequence, the genomic window AACAAACTTGCAGCCTGTGGTGGTTAAAGAGTGTGTGTAGTGCTTGGATGTTTCTGGTCTCTGCATTTTGATTCTTCTTTCTGCTCAGGCGTAACCACTGAAGCTGATGTTTGCTGCCATTATTTGTGTGAAAATCAAGATGGTTTTCTTGGTTGCAGCCCAGGTTCCTTCTCTTCCTACTGCCTTCACCGAGGTatttggggtcacttgtacACTCTGGCAGAAGAGAAGTCTTTGTTTCCACGCCTTCCTCAGCTTTACCTGTGCAGTGCttggagcacagagctgcatcCAAAGTGCCTTTATCAAGCTCACCTTGGTTCAGTTTCACTGTGCTAGGCCAGAGCTGGCTGTTCAGCATTGGTGTGATGGACCTGGAGCTTTTGTGCTCTGTGACGCCTACACATCTGCTGTGATGTAGATGGTGTTCTTCTGCTTTTATGAGGCTATTCATGCAAGTTTCCTATCCCTGGATTAGGATTTTGCTAAAGTGAAGATGAAACACACTTGGAAGTCAAGTACCAAAGCTTTGTGTGCTTGCTCAGCTTCAGTAGCCGGTGGGTGAGGGTAATGCTGTTGCTTATGTCCTCAAGGGCAGTATTGTCAAAATGCAGAGAATGAGTGTTTCTTGGGctctttcttcattatttttcctaatgttaGCAGAGATGCCTAAGCTGGCATTGGATATGATCCTTATTCTGAATGCTGAAGCAACAGTATGGACActgtatctgtgtgtgtgtgtgtgtacttccagctgctccctgccacaaACAATGCTGTAATTTGCAGAGCCACTTGGAAACAGTGAAGCACCCAGAAGCAAGTTCTTCCTTCCTaagtgtgtgtgtttctgcttATGGCAGCTTGTGGAGAGTTGATGGAGGCACTGGGTTCTCTGGGCAGTGCATGTTTGCAGCAGAGATACTGGAAAATCCACACAATCCTCCTGtcctcccttcccctgctcctccaggagaGAAATAGATACAAAATCAAGCTTCCCTGAACTTGGGCAGGAAATTACCTGTCCAGGCATTAATGTGGAGAAGGGAAACAGGGAAGAAGGACAAAGAGCCCCACTTGTGGATCAGAAATAAGCCAACGATGAGTGCGGAGTGGGTGGCGAAGAGCGGCAGCGAGCCCTGATGCTCAGTGCAGGTCCCAGCTGGTCTCCCCCAGCTGGCGTGGGGACATGGCCAGCGTGGTTGGTGCCCTGTGCTCGGGGCGTCCCCGTCCCTGCTGTCACCTTGCATTACCTGATGGACACGCTGCAGGCCTGGCTAAATGTCACCTGTGCCCCGCGCAGGCGGGGGcggctggctggggctggcgTGCAGGACTGAGTCCTGTCTCCCCAGCCCAccctgctctgtcccacagctgcttccctgcacagagcagctcctctctAGCCCTGTTCCACTGCCATTTGTCTGTCTCCCAAATGATGAGAGAAAATACCTGGAGTAAAGCCATTCCATCTCAGTGAACACAAGATCtttctgggctctgctgggagatgtGGGACACAGACCATCAGTATTTTCTTGCAagtcatttaatttaattattttctttcaaaacttgGCTGTTTGCACAGTCCAAACCTCCCTGGCTTTGAACTGAAACAAGTTTGAGCATACTCAGCTGAGCGAATAATTAACCCCAGGGTCAAGGATGCTTTGGCTTGGCTCTTCCTGCACACCTTTCAGCCATGAAAATTGTTCCTCTCACAAGCTGATCGTCTGCTAACAGTCATTTCTTATATCCCTCTCTGAGCACTCTAGCctgaaaatgagaagctgaGAGGAGGGTtttccccaggtgcaggagaATGAATTCCTGCTCTTCTGGTGGATGACTTAGCAGACTTATCCCAGAAAGGGACTGGAAGTCAAAGTAAAGTTTTTTGTTGCTTGTGGGCTTTTTGTCGTCATTGTGCTTTCCTAAATGGGGGCTTTATTCCAATTTGTAACAGATAGACAAAGCTGGTCGTTTGGTAAGTGGAGAGTTAACCCTGCTGGATTTGACCAAGGGGTTTGCCAGAGCCTTGGCAGGACAGTGTAGCCAGGCACTGTAGAAACAAGCATGTTAACTCTGGTTTGTGTCATCAGACCCTGGCAAAGGCTGGCTTTACACCTCTGAGCTCTCAGTAGGTATTTTCATTTATCCATCCATCTCCACCAGCAAACACTCCTTTGTGCATTCACACTTCCTCTTTGGTATCTCATTGCTGGGGTACAGAGGTACAAACCCTCCAGGTTTCCTGGCTTTGGCCTTTGATCCCATCCTGGGGTCTAAGGGAtccccctgggcacagccctgaaaCATTTGCCCcttggcaggggcaggagcccACCATGGGGCTTGCACTGACCAGCAGCCTCCTGGTGAGAAAGCCTTGCTGTGGGTGCTTGTGAAACTTGGAGCTTCTCTAATGGAGAAACTTAGCAGTGACAGCATTTCTGAAAGGTCTGGCATAAAAGCAAACAGTTAACTCTCCTGGGTGTCTTTTCTTATTGGTTTAAATCTTTTGCATGATACTTTGAAAATATGCCCTTTTCTGTGTTAATGGAAAAGGATGAAGAATCATTCTTCTGCTCAGCTGTCCTGGTGTGATAGATCTCTGCCCAGTATCCCCTGCAATGACTTATTTTCCAAGCTGAGGAATCCTCAAAGGCAATGCTGTTTACCTAGTTATTTAAAGAGGCGTAAAAGCAAATTCTTTCTAGGTCTGTGCTACAGATGCTGGGGAGGACTGTGTGCTATGGTACCACAGgtgatgaaaaatgcatttgcttttctctgaagcTGACAATGACCCGAGTCAGGATGGTCCTTCTAAGCCCCAAGAAACATCTGAGGTGCCTGTGTGAGCTGAGTGCTTGCTTAGGTAAGAGGGGTCCAGGCAAACAGCACAGCTTCTGCCCAGTGCTAAAGGCACTCTGTCCCTGGGATGAAGGACTGGAGCACTTGGAATCCATTCCAAAGCAGGGATTTTGCTGTCTGCTAGCAGAAAACAGGCTGTGTGTCTCCCTGATGGtggcagggggatgtggggtgACTCcgtggcagcaggcagagccctgtTCCTGCCTCCAGACCGCCTCTCTGCCTCTGAGACTTCTGCTGTTGTCATTGAGCCGCTTCCTCTTGCTGCACATCGCTTTCCCACCGGGAGAATTGATCCAAAAAGCCAAAGCAAGAATTGACAAAGAccttttctccccctccctcAGCAGAATTAAGTCTGAAGTGGGTTGATAACGGCGGATCGAGTCCTCCTTGACTCTGACAAATGTCTTTAATGTTATTCAGCAAGCTGACCTTTTCCCGTCTTTATTGTGCATCTTCCCTTTGAATCAGATTTGATTGTTACTTCAGGTAGAATAACAAACACTGTCACGTAAATAACTTTGCAATAATgttaaaaggaggaaaaaacacaaacaaacaaaacacccaagCGCTGCCTCACTTGCAAATGCAACGGGAGAAATGTATCCTCTGTGCCAGCCATGAAAAACCAACTGTGTGACCTTCCCACACAACATCTTTGCCTTGCTACTCCAGGGAATGATCTCCTGTGTTGAAAAACCAACAGAGAAATAATGGTTCACAGAAATGTTAATGACAGCTAATGCTAACCAGGGCTGGTAAATTCtaagggagggagaaaaggtCATGGAAATCCTTAAAATGCACCTAGATGCATGACCCATTGGGACTAGCAGGCATTTGATGCCTAGATACCCTCTGAATATTTGAGACTGGTCTTACAGAAGACAGTATTTAGGCCTTGGTTGAGCTGTTCAGCCTCAGAGTCTGCCCTGAAGTGGCAGTGATCAGGGTTATATTGTTTTTCTCCACCACCTCttcctcagcagggctcaggggcAGACTGATCTGGTGGGGCTGCTGTGAGGCTCAGCTTGGTGATGTGcactgcagctcttcagtgTGGAGGGAGGAAACCCCCTGTCCTTGTAGCTCTTGAGAGTGCTCTGGCACATCTGTGTGGCTAAACTCTCTGCTCTGATCTgtacaaatgagaaaaaaataaaggacaaaTTGTTTTGTGGCCGCCTTGTCCTGAAACTTGCATTGCTAGCGTGTCATGAGCCATTCCTGGGTtgctccagctcctgtggaAGATGCTGGCACCCAGCTTTGGGAGTGAACATGTGAAAAGGCACAGTGGAGGCACAtgtgggtgggaaggaggaaaactAAGCCATGGGAGCACAAGGCCAGAGCCACCTCAAGGAGCAGAGATGCTTCATAAGACATGTGGAGCATTCAGAGTTTCCAGGCTGGCTGGTGAGGATTTCAGGGTCTCAGAAGCGTGCTGTCCCTAGAGCTGGCTTGGACAAAAGAAATGGGACCTCAGGGAAGAGtgcagagaaaactgaaaaccagcctgaggcaggcaggcagtggTGCCTTCCTCCAAGTCTGCTCAGGCACCAAAGTGGAGAAGGAATATTTTGTTATGAAGCATTATCTCCACAGTGAGTTTTGTTGCTGTATATTGTGGATTCTTtagtttctttcttctgctaaggttgggattaaatgtgtgGGACGGTATTTCTTGTTTGGActtagatgtttattagtttttatctatattacagtctcacaaacTGTGAGTTTTACAGCACTTCACTCTAACAAGCTAAAAATGGAGTTGTATTTCTttctctacaaggccttttaagaaTAAActgtctaattaagaaatgacacttaaattatttttatttttaactcaatAACTAATTACCCATGACTCGCAATGCGGACTTTGTTATTTAATTATACAATACTGCTCAAActcatgaagaagaaggtgaaggagAAGGGCTAGTTTTTGCTCTaaaacttttatctttttttaatatatatattactatattctaaaactttaaGTTTTCTACTATGTGATATTACACTTTTCTATTCAAACTACACACTCATAATCTTAGTTTTatcatttaattttggaagtctTCTCTATGGTCTCAGGTTAAATGTAGcgttctcttgggggtcagcacagaaagtctaaaattctcagtaacCAGGGTTCCAACAGTATATAACTCATTTTCCTGTACTATAACcaacattttgttcttttccctttaCAGCATGCTTTGCTGGTTGCTTTTGAGGCTGGGCTGGCATTTTAAGCTGACACAaccagggctgggcagctgaCGGCTGTTCCACTCAGCGTGCTTCATCTCTCCGCTTCTCCCTGCAGATTCCCCCGTGCACGCCAGCTCCACGTCCGTGAGCCTGTCCTCGGGCCTTCCCACGGGGAGCCCCGTGGTGGAGGGGCCCCACAGCTACCTGGAGCCCCCCGGGAACGGCGCGCGGGCGCTGCCGGCGCCCATGAGCACCATTGGCTCCCCGGTGAACGCCCTGGGCTCGCCCTACAGGGTCATCGCCTCCTCCCTGGGCTCCCACCCCGTCGCTCTGTCCTCGGCCCCGGGCATGAATTTCGTGGCGCACGGCAGCCCACAGGTGGGGATGTGATGCTTTCTTCCTTGCAGTTCGGTGTTCAGGATGGGTAAAGTCCCGAAAGTTGAGGGAGAGGATTGGCTGGTGGGGAGTTCGGCCACTCGGGGAGCTCAGCtggaaagaacattttctagCACGTGAATCTGCATTAATCAGCCTTGCACGGACACAGAGACCACACCAGTTTTAAAGTACCCTAGAGGATGAGGGAAGAGAGCTAATCTCCAGCTTTGTTCTCACTGTGGGTGCAGTCCAGCTCCCCTCTGCTGCATCTGTTGCAGTGTATAATTACTGTACATGGAAACAGACAGGATAGCCAAGGGCTACAGCACATGAAACATTGCCCTTCCTCCTGCAAAAGCATATCTGCTTCGTTTGGTTGTCTGGAAAGGAGACAGACTTTCTAGGGAGAGACAAATGTTAATGCTGAATGCCAGCCACCTACTGCGTTGCATATCAACTTAGCCTGAAGCAAAATGAAGCGCTCCCATCCTTACTGCCTGTGCTCACGTGGGTGCTGAGGTTTCCCTGCCAGACAGGGAGGAGACCCAGGTGTTAGTGCTGGTGCCTCCCCAGAGCCATGGATGGGCTGGGAGCCTCCCGGGGTGGCTCTGTGGGATGGAGACGTGCTGCTCCAAAAGCCTGGCACCGCCTCCTGCATTTCTGGTGGCAGTGTGGCATCTCAACAGAGAGCTGAAATGTTCTGGGTGTCCAGATCTAAGGGAAAATTCTGCCTCTTATGAGCaagattttgtgttttattagtGGGACCTGCAGGTGGGAAGTGCTCAGAAGCCCCATGGCTCCTGCTGAGGAAAAAGCAAGGAGATGGTCCCCAACCCCCTTCTACCCCATACCCTGCTGCTACTCCTTGGAATGCCTGAAGCTCTTCTTAGTGCCTGGAAGGCTGAGAGAGGATGGCatgagctgcagagctctgaaaaGAGGATGGGATTTGGTTTACCTTTCCCCAGCATCCTCAACTCCTGTGTGGGCCCCAGCTGTCAGCAGTGGGAATGCTGGAGGATCCCTCTTCCCCTTGCACCACCCAGCTGTTCCCCATGGATCTGATGGTATTTGTGCCCGTGACATCAAGGACAGGATGGCTGGACAGGAAATTGTGGCAGCACTGGCTGGTTGGAAGCCTTTCCTTTGGGactggggatgctctgggaagtggtttccccagcctgggcactgtGCCAAGTTCCCAGATCCAAGGAGAAGGTTCCATTTGTGTTGCCTCTAATGCAAGGAGACAGCTGGGCCCTGGGGATTCAGCAAGGAGGCAGCTAATGGATTTGGGTTCAAGCAGTTGTCCCAGATATTATACATGATTGCACTTAACCTGCAAGAGTCAAGCTCTAAGGACACTGATGGCTAAACTGCCCTGTGTGTCCCCCTCCCATGGATTCTCTCTCCCTTTTATTGTTTCAcagtgcaggcagggaggaagaaaaggtggTGCCCGAGTTCTGAGTAACATTTTTAACCATAAAAAGTTCCTCCTTGCTCAGCATTTTGCTGATGGACACTTGTGGGGAGGAAGgggtttatttctccttttcttggcCTGGATTTTGAAGCGTAAGGATTTACAGTTGCCAGTGCCTGGTTTGAGTCTGCTGGGGAGATCAAACCTCCGTTCCTCTAGGCAACTTTTCTCAATGCACTTATATGTCCTAGTGGAGCAAAACAACTTGGCTCCTGATTTTTGCtggataatttttattttctgtgttgctAAAACCTTTGAAGCTTTGAAAATGATGGGATAGCACTGAGGGAAGATGAGAACAGGcttcacctttttatttttccaatgaGACATCCAAAAATTCCAATGGGATGAACCCTTGTTCTTTACCGAAATTTACTGTGGAAATTATCACTTTTTGTGGGAAATATGCAGTTTCTTGGAGCAAGTGGAGAACTTCTAGCAACATGCATGAAATCTACTGTTTTAAATGTTACAGAGATTGGAATGAAAGCTTGAGCTGGGTCTTCATCCAAACCTTTGTTTTCTATCCCTGCTTCTGCCTTCTTTGAGCTGATAAATTGGCATGACTGTTCCAAACAAACCCAGGGATGGAACAACCATCCCTAGCCCTCAACCCACGAGAGTGGGGAAGGTGATTTGATGGTGGGCTTGGAGGGGGAATTGTTCTGCCCAGACAGTTTTTGACAAGACGTGCTCAATGGCCCTtagccctccctgccctgctccaaaGCAAACAGCAATAAAACGAAGCCCTGGGCAACATCAGGCTTTGGTCTCTAATCAATGTGGGTTTGTAACCTTTAACttcagcagccaggagcagctcctggggatcTCAGCTGGGGGCTCTGTGTCGTTTGCCTGCATCTCACAGCTGCTGATTTTTAGATGCTCAGTCcgatccctttttttttaaataatctggTAACCCCAAATCTGCCACCTATGATAGTGTTTGGGAACGTAAGTCCCGGAGAGTCACCAAATGGCCATGTGTTCATGTGTATATGCAGATATTGTGAGTCAGGGAAGCTAAGCcactaattttaatttattttttctttgttaaaacaCCATTACAGGTTCCCTAGCCATGCAGCAGTGCAGGTTTGATTGTAACAAATCACCTGtctgcaaagctctgctttACTAAGCTGTTAGTGCTTGCAGCTGCCAGCAGTCAGCATTCTCTAGTGAAGCAGCCAGGATCCCACAAGCCTCATGGCTTGGAGGCTGTAACTGAGCAGCTGAGGTTACTGCTTGCtgtttcccagctctgcttAGTCCTTGCTTTGGTTACAACATCAGGCAATATCTGCTTTAGTGCCTGCTTAAACCCCTCCTGCTGGATTCAGCAGAGGATGTCTGTCTGCCCATGGGGATAGGCTTGTGAGACaagcctggcaggagcagcaagggAAGGGTCAGCTCCATTTGGGGATGGTTTCACTGAGATGTGAGTCTCTCCCCTCTAACCTGTCTTGTGGCTTCTGCAGCTCAATGTCCTGAACAATGTCAGCAGCTCGGAGGATGTCAAGCCCTTGCCGGGTCTCCCGGGGATGGGGAACATGAATTATCCATCCACAAGTCCAGGATCCCTAGCCAAGCACATCTGTGCCATCTGTGGGGACAGGTCCTCAGGTAGGAGGTTTTCTTTCTTGGGGAAGGCTTTGTGCAGTGAGAgctctcctggtgctcctgtGCAGCACTGAACAGCGTGGGGGCTCGCTGGGGCCATACTGGCATGGCAAGATCATGGCTGGGTCTGGCTGTCTGTATTGCACATTAGTGCCCAAAAGTGAGCAAACCTAAACACTGTGCTCCTCTCCCTCTTGTGTATAACCTCATTTTACCTTCTGTCCCTGTTTACTAAAGGTAAATCTAGCAAAATCTCTGTGTTCCCATTTCCCTGTGCTTTGTGTTAGCTgggccctggctgtgcctgggttTTCTCTCGTACCCCAGTGAGCCTTGCAAACCCTCTCCATATCAGTGCACCCCATTTGCTGCCTGTGGCCCTCCTGCAGCTAAGATGCTCCACATCACTCCACtggcatgcagcccctccttaTCACAGGAAAACAGTGGTCCTGTGGTTTGACTGCTGCTGGTCACTGTTGCTGCTAAGACTCACTGAAGCCACTTCAGGCCTGCCAAGGTGATACCCTGCAGTTTTTTCACCTTTGGATTTGGTTTGACCTCTTCCACGCTGGGAGGAAGGGCAAATACCTGCCTGCCCAGGGGTTCCCTTGCCTCCCCAGGGAAGCACTATGGGGTGTACAGCTGTGAGGGCTGCAAAGGCTTCTTCAAGAGGACGATCCGGAAGGATCTGATCTACACCTGCCGGGATAACAAGGATTGCCTCATCGACAAGCGCCAGCGCAACCGCTGCCAGTACTGCCGCTATCAGAAGTGCCTCGCCATGGGCATGAAGAGGGAAGGTAGGACTGGGGCTGCTGGAAGCAATGGGATTGGAGAAATTTTCCTTTGTTCATTAGGATAAATCAGGCTCTTGGTGACCCTCCAAGGCTGGTGCATTCCAAAAACCCACACTGAGGGCATCAGGGGGTTTTGCACCTCATTACGTGAAGGAAATGAGAATcgtggtttaggttggaaaagacttttttaaGATCAAGTGGAACCATTGGCCCAGCAATGCAGATTCCACCACTAAACcctgtccctaagtgccacatctacctGTCCTTTAAATACCTATGGGATGGTGACTCAgccacctccctgagcagcctgttccgATGTTGGACAGccccttctgtgaagaattttttcctaataaggGCTAATGAGGGAAGAGACTGATGGGGAAGCTGTTAcagtgtatttttcttctcaccTAATCACACATGCTGGTGAGTAGCGAATCTTTTAACTGATTTTGACCCAACCTTGCCTCTAGTTAGTGACTTGTAATGGCTTGGACCCCTTGGAAACCTGTAAAcctctgctggggacagcaccCAGCAGTGAGGGGTCCCGCAGACTTCTTGTCTCCTTTGTGAAGAGcaacttcctttttttgtttttgattcCCTGACTTCATTTGTCACCACCTCATTCTTGTACTGGAGGATAAGGGTGAatgatttatttctgtctctcatTTTATAGTTCTCTGTCATTTCCACTCTTAGCCTCACCTGCTGAGCTGCATTGTCTCCCAGATTATGCAAGGTCAGGAAGTGAAAACCAACACAGTATTTAAGCTCATTTTTTTCTAAGATAAAGTAATGGAGCTGCCCGGGGAAGCTACTGTAAAATTGGGCATGAGCTGATCCTCGTCCTGCAGCATcaccaaagctgtgctgcctcaAGCTCACAGGGCAGCAGGGGACTGCACAATGCCAGGCTGGAATCAAAAACTTAATCCCAGGCATAGCTCCCTCTTCCAGCCAGGTGCAAAGTGGTTCAGAGGACCAGGGTGTTAGCACAACTTCCTTCTGCAGAGAGTGAAAATTTAAACCCCAGGATCCTGGTGGATCCTGTGGGAGTTTGGCTGCAGCAATCACAGGGGCGtttgggagctgcagaaacTGAGGACAGAGTGCAGTTTAAGTTCAGGGGCTGAGTGATGGGACTGGTATTTCCTTACCACGTTCTTTCTTCCAGTAAGATTTTGGTGACTTCAGAAACACTTGAATGGCTTTTCCTGTCCACTGCTCTAAAGAGGACAAGTGTTCCCCCCCAGCAGGTTGGCATATTACTGTGTCCTGTGTTGCCCTCCCTCACAAGCACCAGGCTGGATGCCCCACTGATCCATCCCCTTGGGTGCTGCTGTTTCTCCCCAGCAGTGaactaaataaatataatatctGCCGGTCACTTCTTAAGAAGGATTGTTGTATTTCCCTTTGGgatttcttaaaagaaaaaagtgtagCCAGGACTTCTGTTGCACACAAGGGTTGACATACAAGATACACAGGTCCTACACTGACCTGTCTTGCCCTGGGAGTTACAAACTGAGCTTTGGAGAGGATGTCACGCTTCTGtgctttctttggaaaacataCAGAGAGGGGAGAAGGGAGTGAAGGTGTTGGGGTACTGATGTAGAAGGAGCTTTCTAGTGGGGAGGATCAGGAAGAGAGGTGGTAGAGGGAGAGGTGATGCCAGGGCTGGGCCAGACTGGGTAGGATCCTGCTCAGGAATGAGACAAGCAGCATGTGTGAATCCAGCTGGGGGTTTGGGACTGTCTAGCCCTGCTGCTGGATGCTCTTGCTGCCGTGGGATTGTTGAAAGCATACTGGGACTGCTGGAAGCATGCTGAGAGCACAAAAAAACTGTCTGTGAGTGCTGgatccctcctgcctcctccagcacccAGTGACAACCGAGTCCAGGCTGCCACCTGGAGGTATCAACTCCTCTTCCCTCTGTTCTGGAGCTTCATACTTTGGAAATCACAATCTTTGGTCAAATTTGGAGGCTGCTGGTCTGCAGCAACCTCAAGAGTTCTTGGTGTGGGAGCAGCCATTTTAATGGGTGCACATCTGAAATACCCATTTCTTTTCCGTTCTCCCCTTCTTGAGGGGGGTCTCTCATCCCACCTGTGGGGACCCCCTGTGAGCAGATGAGTGTTGCTGTGGCTGTAGAGAGCTGTGTTTGTGTcccacagctgtgcaggaggagaggcagaggagcagggagcgCAGTGAGAACGAGGCCGAGTCCACGAGCAGTGGCAGTGAGGACATGCCCGTGGAGAGGATCCTGGAAGCTGAGCTGGCAGTGGAGCCCAAAACAGAGGCATACAGTGACGTGGGCACGGAGAGCTCGGTAAGAGCCCCTGGCATCACCTGCAGCCAGAGATTTGAGCTGGGATTTGAGCAGACAAGCAACATGTGAACGACAAACATTTTACAAGAGGGTTTTACTCCACACCACGTAAAAATCATCAACAGTTTCTCTTTTGAAGCTACTCTGAATGACAGCTAGAAAACAgcttatattttatttcccaagcATTTTTTCCCAAGTCTCTTTCAGTTTCAATGAGGAATCTCATTGGAGATGCTGGAAGAGTCTGAGCCCCGTGCTGGCTTTCACACGTGCATAGCCCTGAACACTTCTTGTCTTCCCCCGTGACCAAGGCTGGGGTGGAGCTGAACACAGCAGGTTTACTGCTGTGGTTTTACTGGTTTGGATGAAACTGGTGCTCATGCCCCTTCAGGGGCTGCTCCCTGGCTTTCA contains:
- the RXRG gene encoding retinoic acid receptor RXR-gamma, giving the protein MYGNYPHFIKFPAGFGNSPVHASSTSVSLSSGLPTGSPVVEGPHSYLEPPGNGARALPAPMSTIGSPVNALGSPYRVIASSLGSHPVALSSAPGMNFVAHGSPQLNVLNNVSSSEDVKPLPGLPGMGNMNYPSTSPGSLAKHICAICGDRSSGKHYGVYSCEGCKGFFKRTIRKDLIYTCRDNKDCLIDKRQRNRCQYCRYQKCLAMGMKREAVQEERQRSRERSENEAESTSSGSEDMPVERILEAELAVEPKTEAYSDVGTESSTNDPVTNICHAADKQLFTLVEWAKRIPHFSDLTLEDQVILLRAGWNELLIASFSHRSVSVQDGILLATGLHVHRSSAHSAGVGSIFDRVLTELVSKMKDMQMDKSELGCLRAIVLFNPDAKGLSSPSEVESLREKVYATLEAYTKQKYPEQPGRFAKLLLRLPALRSIGLKCLEHLFFFKLIGDTPIDTFLMEMLETPLQVT